From a region of the Syngnathus typhle isolate RoL2023-S1 ecotype Sweden linkage group LG12, RoL_Styp_1.0, whole genome shotgun sequence genome:
- the LOC133163096 gene encoding calcium/calmodulin-dependent protein kinase kinase 2 encodes MFPCHVSAWPAAAEPVASCGGHAPASQPSQPLPDLLCGCPAPPMSAHSETPSPDPMESLIVVTECEPSRPSGEPGGEKEVEEMDSSEAPPLPSASCDLLSCALGRPEALLPAGEGQRARLNLSDRKLSLQERSQTQNSPCSSPGLNGRYIYPSLPYSPITSPHSSPRLLRRPTVESHSVSITDLQDCVQLNQYKLKDEIGKGSYGVVKLAYNEDDNTYYAMKVLSKKRLMRQAGFPRRPPPRGAKAAPEGPPQPKGPLERVYQEIAILKKLDHSNVVKLVEVLDDPSEDHLYMVFELVKQGAVMEVPTDKPFSEDQARFYFRDLLRGIEYLHYQRIIHRDVKPSNLLVGEDGHIKIADFGVSNQFEGADALLTSTVGTPAFLAPETLSETRKNFSGKALDVWAMGVTLHCFVFGVCPFMDERIVNLHQKIKTQPVELPEYADISDDLKDLLLKMLDKNPETRISIPQIKLHPWVTRHGAEPLPPEDDNCCLLIEVTEEEVENSVKHIPSLATVIMVRTMLRKRSFGNPFDWARKEGCSNSCTSGQMKQQPGEGMRSMELPYVGEDETLS; translated from the exons ATGTTCCCTTGTCACGTCAGCGCCTGGCCCGCCGCCGCTGAGCCCGTCGCCTCCTGCGGCGGTCATGCGCCGGCGTCCCAGCCTTCGCAGCCGCTCCCCGATCTGCTGTGCGGCTGTCCCGCGCCGCCGATGAGCGCCCACTCTGAAACGCCGTCCCCGGACCCAATGGAATCTCTCATCGTGGTCACAGAGTGCGAACCCAGCAGACCATCTGGAGAGCCTGGCGGGGAGAAGGAG GTCGAAGAAATGGACAGTTCCGAAGCACCGCCGTTGCCCAGCGCGTCCTGCGACCTCCTCTCCTGCGCGCTCGGCCGCCCGGAGGCTCTGCTGCCGGCCGGCGAAGGGCAACGAGCGCGGCTCAACCTGTCAGACAGGAAACTGTCACTGCAGGAGCGCTCGCAAACGCAGAATTCCCCCTGCAGCTCCCCGGGACTCAACGGCCGTTACATTTACCCGTCGTTGCCCTACTCTCCCATCACGTCGCCGCACTCGTCTCCGCGCCTGCTGCGCCGGCCCACTGTGGAATCCCACAGTGTCTCCATCACGGACCTCCAG GACTGCGTTCAGCTCAACCAGTACAAGCTGAAAGACGAGATCGGAAAG GGCTCCTACGGCGTTGTCAAGCTGGCTTACAACGAAGACGACAACACCTACTAT GCCATGAAAGTTCTGTCCAAGAAGAGGCTGATGAGGCAAGCGGGTTTCCCAC GACGACCGCCACCTCGGGGAGCCAAAGCGGCACCTGAGGGCCCTCCTCAGCCCAAAGGGCCTCTGGAGCGGGTCTACCAAGAGATTGCCATCCTGAAGAAGTTGGACCATTCGAATGTGGTCAAACTGGTCGAG GTTTTGGACGACCCCAGTGAGGACCATCTGTACATGG TATTTGAGCTGGTCAAGCAAGG GGCTGTGATGGAGGTACCGACAGATAAACCTTTCAGCGAGGACCAGGCTCGCTTTTATTTCCGGGATCTGCTCAGGGGAATCGAGTATT TACATTATCAGAGGATCATCCACAGAGACGTCAAGCCCTCCAATCTGCTGGTGGGAGAGGACGGACACATCAAGATCGCCGACTTCGGCGTTAGCAACCAGTTCGAGGGGGCCGACGCTCTCCTGACGAGCACTGTGGGAACGCCCGCCTTCCTCGCCCCTGAAACGCTCTCGGAGACCAGGAAAAACTTCTCCGGCAAG GCGTTGGATGTTTGGGCGATGGGCGTGACACTTCATTGTTTTGTCTTTGGAGTG TGTCCATTCATGGATGAGCGCATCGTCAATTTGCATCAGAAAATCAAGACGCAACCGGTGGAGTTACCTGAATA TGCTGACATATCAGATGACCTCAAGGATCTGCTGCTGAAAATGCTGGATAAGAATCCAGAAACCAGAATATCCATTCCACAGATTAAG CTTCACCCATGGGTGACGAGACACGGCGCAGAGCCCCTCCCGCCAGAAGATGACAACTGCTGTCTGCTGATTGAGGTGACCGAGGAGGAAGTGGAGAATTCGGTCAAGCACATCCCGAGCCTGGCCACCGTG ATCATGGTGAGAACCATGCTGAGGAAGCGCTCCTTCGGGAACCCTTTCGACTGGGCCCGTAAAGAGGGATGCAGCAACTCGTGCACTTCAGGACAGAT GAAACAGCAGCCCGGAGAGGGCATGAGGAGCATGGAGCTGCCCTATGTTGGAGAAGACGAGACTCTTTCCTGA
- the pnpla7a gene encoding patatin-like phospholipase domain-containing protein 7a — translation MPLLCTQTSHANVMLLLSEMDCRAGGDDGDICGWASSMLVHGKNDITAVTARVQQFVEERMQTTMLTGVLIGAAAAVAMIGIVVLFLYRRFKHAREQQPGVPHYRFRKRDKVLFYGRKIMRKVQTLSAIPPSSSSSSTSVSKQPQRVRKRTKVLSIARKILRIRKDPPTLQPKEPPPSLLEADLTEFDVQSSNLPSEVLYMLKNVRVLGHFDKPLFLELCRHMVFVELQEGEGLFKPGDDDDSIYVVQDGRLELCIFENDGTEVAVKDVLPGDSVHSLLSILDIITGFPAPYKTVSARAGTRSTILRLPASAFESVFKKYPETLVRVIQIIMVRLQRVTFLALHNYLGLTTELFNPESHAVPLSNVNMAASEAMSGKTSRRLHFQDEAAVGSMESPTETDGVKDSPLNSHRKQRSISLPPDSAGDMTMACERARVNIDEPPPSPASQKPSLKKSVTMQHTPSEVFHYTDNGGQSDNIHLSKSGSIFQAAKKDLLVIIQLQDPSLLEGRVTLHQVKAGSVVARQGDQEVSIQFVISGLLHVYQRMIDREEDTRLFVTHPGELVGQLAVLTGEPLIFTVRAQRDCSFLSISKTHFYEIMRAEPKVVLNVAHTVVKRMSSFVRQIDFALDWMAVEAGRAVYRQGEKSDSTFIVLSGRLRSVIMKEDGKKELIGEYGRGDLIGVVEALTHQNRATTVHAVRDSELAKLPEGALSSIKRKFPQVVTRLIHLLGQKILQQVNLPLTGRNLALHTPGSKWDAGNQASNLSTLTVLPVSEEVPLTTFTLELQHALLAIGPTLLLTSDIIKQRLGAAALDSVHEYRLSSWLGQQEDIHRIVLYQTDYTLTPWTQRCIRQADCIIIVGLGEQDPAVGELERMLEASAVRAQKQLVLLHKEDGPPPKGTVDWLNMRSWISRHLHLSCPRRVFSKRSLPKLLELYQRVFEKPADRHSDFSRLARVLTGNGIALVLGGGGARGCSQVGIVRALCEAGIPVDLVGGTSIGSLLGALYAEDRSHSRMRMRAREWAMEMTSVFKKVLDLTYPVTSMFSGAAFNSSISNVFKSKQIEDLWIPYFNITADITASAMRVHTDGSLWRYVRASMSLSGYLPPLCDPKDGHLLMDGGYINNLPADVARSMGAKVVIAIDVGSRDETNLTNYGDSLSGWWLLWKRLNPLAEKVKVLNMAEIQTRLAYVCCVRHLESVKNSDYCEYIRPPIDRYRTLEFGKFDEIAEVGYQHGKTVFDVWTRSGVVDKMLKDRHQEEFHNTQSKNNVVTCPNASFTDLAEIVSRIEPVKPALVDEESDYHTDYDEEAVESALSDLELYGHYGEHTEGEETADTDEELDERSIRRVDAVSGHEHSLNISADQEVLSKRSPK, via the exons CTCACTGGTGTCCTGATAGGTGCTGCCGCCGCAGTCGCAATGATCGGGATTGTGGTGCTCTTCTTGTACAGGAGGTTCAAGCACGCTC GTGAACAGCAGCCTGGTGTACCTCATTATCGCTTCAGAAAACGAGATAAAGTGCTCTTCTATGGTCGGAAAATAATGCGCAAG gtgCAGACTTTGTCCGCAATTCCTCCATCTTCTTCATCGTCATCTACCTCAGTATCAAAGCAACCGCAGCGAGTGCGCAAAAGAACCAAAGTTCTTAGCATTGCTCGCAA AATCCTTCGCATCCGTAAGGATCCTCCGACTCTTCAGCCTAAAGAACCGCCACCTTCTCTGCTGGAGGCCGACCTGACAGAGTTCGACGTCCAAAGCTCCAATCTGCCGTCCGAGGTTCTCTACATGCTGAAGAATGTCAG GGTGTTGGGACACTTTGACAAACCCCTCTTCCTTGAGCTGTGTCGCCACATGGTTTTTGTTGAGCTGCAGGAGGGCGAGGGTCTCTTCAAACCCGGAGATGACGACGACAGCATCTATGTGGTCCAGGATGGACGACTTGAGCTCTGTATCTTTGAAAAT GACGGCACAGAGGTGGCAGTGAAGGATGTTCTTCCTGGCGACAGCGTACACAGCTTGCTCAGTATTCTGGACATCATCACG GGTTTTCCAGCTCCTTACAAGACTGTATCCGCTCGTGCAGGCACACGCTCCACCATCTTGCGTTTGCCTGCATCCGCCTTTGAGTCTGTGTTCAAGAAATACCCCGAGACACTTGTGCGCGTCATTCAG ATCATCATGGTGCGACTCCAAAGGGTCACCTTCTTGGCATTACATAACTACCTGGGCCTGACCACCGAGCTGTTCAATCCG GAAAGCCACGCAGTGCCTTTGTCCAATGTGAACATGGCGGCGAGTGAGGCAATGTCTGGCAAGACCTCTCGCCGTTTGCACTTCCAAGATGAGGCAGCTGTGGGGAGCATGGAGAGCCCTACGGAGACag ATGGCGTAAAGGACAGTCCTTTGAACAGCCACAGGAAGCAGCGATCCATCTCATTGCCCCCCGACAGCGCAG GCGACATGACAATGGCGTGCGAACGGGCTCGAGTCAACATCGATGAGCCTCCGCCCAGTCCTGCCAGTCAGAAG CCCAGCCTGAAGAAGAGTGTGACCATGCAGCATACGCCCTCTGAGGTGTTTCACTACACGGACAACGGGGGGCAGTCTGACAACATCCACCTTAGCAAGAGCGGTTCAATCTTCCAGGCTGCTAAAAAAGACCTGCTAGTGATCATCCAGTTGCAG GATCCCAGCCTTCTGGAGGGAAGAGTGACCCTCCACCAAGTAAAAGCTGGTTCGGTTGTGGCTCGTCAAGGAGATCAG gaagtGAGCATCCAGTTTGTTATTTCAGGCCTACTCCATGTTTACCAGAGGATGATCGACCGTGAGGAGGACACGCGCCTTTTTGTGACGCACCCTGGAGAGCTCGTGGGTCAGCTTGCTGTCCTGACTGGCGAGCCCCTCATATTTACTGTCCGAGCTCAGCGTGACTGCAGCTTCCTCTCCATTTCCAAAACCCATTTTTACGA gATAATGCGTGCCGAGCCCAAAGTAGTACTAAACGTCGCTCACACGGTGGTGAAGAGGATGTCATCGTTTGTCAGACAGATTGACTTTGCACTCGATTGGATGGCCGTAGAAGCGGGCAGGGCCGTCTACAG GCAGGGCGAGAAATCCGACAGCACTTTTATTGTGCTCAGTGGACGACTGCGCTCTGTAATCATGAAGGAGGATGGCAAGAAGGAACTGATTGGAGAGTACGGCCGCGGTGACCTGATTGGAGTG GTGGAGGCCCTAACCCATCAAAACAGAGCCACCACCGTCCACGCCGTACGAGACTCCGAGCTCGCCAAACTGCCCGAGGGCGCCCTTAGCTCCATCAAGAGGAAGTTCCCGCAG GTCGTCACCAGACTCATCCACTTGCTTGGACAGAAGATCCTCCAGCAGGTTAATCTCCCTCTCACTG GTCGCAATTTGGCACTGCACACCCCGGGCAGTAAATGGGACGCAGGCAACCAGGCCTCCAACCTCTCCACACTGACCGTCCTCCCCGTCTCCGAGGAGGTGCCGCTCACCACCTTTACTCTGGAGTTGCAGCATGCACTCCTCGCAAtag GTCCCACTCTTCTATTGACCAGTGATATAATTAAGCAACGCCTTGGAGCTGCAGCACTAGacag TGTTCATGAATATCGTCTGTCCAGCTGGTTGGGCCAACAGGAAGACATCCATCGGATAGTTCTCTACCAAACAGATTACACGCTAACTCCTTGGACCCAGCGGTGCATCCGTCAGGCCGACTGCATCATCATTGTGGGCCTGGGCGAGCAGGATCCAGCCGTCGGAGAG CTGGAACGCATGCTGGAAGCAAGTGCCGTGCGCGCCCAGAAGCAGCTGGTGCTGCTGCACAAAGAAGACGGCCCCCCTCCCAAGGGCACCGTGGACTGGCTTAACATGCGTAGCTGGATCTCCAGACACCTCCATCTATCATGTCCACGACGGGTTTTCTCTAAGAGGAGCCTGCCCAAGCTG tTGGAGCTGTATCAGCGTGTGTTTGAGAAGCCGGCAGACCGCCACTCAGATTTCTCCCGATTGGCCCGAGTCCTCACTGGGAACGGCATTGCCCTCGTCCTGGGTGGAGGCGGGGCCAG aggtTGTTCCCAGGTGGGGATCGTGCGAGCCCTCTGCGAAGCCGGCATCCCAGTCGACCTCGTCGGCGGCACCTCTATAGGTTCCCTGTTGGGGGCGCTCTACGCCGAGGACCGCAGCCACAGCCGCATGAGGATGAGAGCACGAGAATGGGCAATG GAAATGACTTCAGTATTCAAGAAGGTTCTCGATTTAACATACCCGGTCACGTCTATGTTTTCTGGCGCGGCCTTCAACTCCAGTATCAGCAATGTCTTCAAGAGCAAGCAAATTGAG GACCTTTGGATACCGTATTTTAATATCACAGCTGACATTACTGCCTCTGCAATGCGAGTGCACACTGATG GTTCTCTTTGGAGGTATGTTCGTGCCAGCATGTCCCTTTCGGGGTATCTGCCTCCTCTCTGTGACCCGAAAGATGGACACCTCCTTATGGATGGAGGGTACATCAACAACCTGCCAG CTGATGTGGCACGCTCCATGGGGGCCAAAGTGGTGATCGCTATAGACGTGGGCAGCCGCGATGAAACTAACCTCACTAATTACGGCGACTCGCTTTCTGGCTGGTGGCTGCTATGGAAACGCCTCAATCCCCTGGCAGAGAAAGTCAAG GTGTTGAACATGGCGGAGATCCAAACCCGCCTGGCCTACGTGTGCTGCGTTCGACACCTGGAGTCGGTGAAGAACAGCGACTACTGCGAGTATATCCGACCGCCCATCGACAGATATCGGACGCTGGAGTTTGGGAAGTTCGACGAGATTGCT GAGGTGGGATACCAGCACGGCAAAACTGTGTTTGACGTGTGGACTCGCAGTGGAGTTGTGGACAAAATGCTGAAAGACAGACACCAAGAGGAATTTCACAACACGCAATCCAAGAACAAT GTAGTGACATGCCCCAACGCTTCTTTCACCGACTTGGCTGAAATCGTGTCTCGCATTGAGCCGGTCAAACCCGCCCTGGTGGATG AGGAGTCAGACTACCACACTGACTATGACGAGGAGGCAGTGGAGAGCGCACTGTCTGACCTGGAGCTATACGGTCACTATGGAGAGCATACTGAAGGGGAGGAGACTGCCGACACG GATGAAGAACTGGACGAAAGAAGTATCCGTCGTGTGGATGCAGTCTCCGGCCACGAACACTCACTGAACATCTCAGCCGACCAGGAAGTACTTTCCAAACGTTCCCCCAAGTGA
- the nsmfa gene encoding NMDA receptor synaptonuclear signaling and neuronal migration factor translates to MGTAASKRRNLRNDAISSVAAKVRAARAFGEYLSHTHPENRNGSAHLLCETLVGADPESPTETTGPNNKHLNRLCSDNTEDTRNNSEDVVVKTSLGLRRQPPPSITVSNKPVRLSLERSFSVEEDKQKGVECTLQPARVYTITTRHGMLMSGGRGSKESLELDVLKERSGSGGVGAKGGHTTLIQPSTSPSSSSSSPTQHSQTGSSRHHGIHHHHTGPSTSRGACGPSGSSNQQAMNVSGSHSHQAAHHHSHHHHHLAQPPLQTSVSAHNIRSWGDGGKGEPECSGLACESCSAVPSRSQGSLDLESASREPGKQHRRLERMWSVDRVTGLERDDANWFPKENMFSFQTATTTMQAISAFRGFGPRKRREREHDSAEVNQRNFRKHLRMVGSRRIKAQTFAERRSKSFSRSWSDPTPVKTDSPHEPRDSGDLQTSCGTLDEGGVDEAADWEEEREIERLACEGDDFIPPKIMLISSKVPKAEYVPTIIRRDDPSIIPILYDHEHATFDDILEEIEKKLTAYRRGSKFWRMLIFCQGGPGHLYLLKNKVATFAKVEKEEDMSQFWRRLSRMMSKVNPEPNLIHIMGCYVLGNPNGEKLFQKLKNLMRPYSVEFESPLELSAQGKEMIEMYFDFRLYRLWKTRQHSKLLDYEDLL, encoded by the exons ATGGGAACCGCCGCGTCCAAAAGGAGGAATTTGAGAAACGACGCGATATCGTCCGTGGCGGCAAAAGTTAG aGCAGCACGAGCATTTGGAGAGTACCTGTCCCACACACACCCTGAGAATCGAAACGGATCAG CTCATCTCCTGTGTGAAACCTTGGTGGGCGCTGACCCAGAGTCGCCAACCGAGACCACCGGCCCCAACAACAAACACCTGAATCGTCTGTGCTCCGACAACACCGAGGACACCAGAAATAACTCGGAGGACGTAGTTGTAAAAACCTCTTTGGGCCTTCGCCGCCAACCTCCTCCTTCCATTACCGTTTCCAATAAGCCAGTGCGGTTATCCCTCGAACGTAGCTTCTCAGTGGAGGAGGACAAGCAGAAGGGCGTGGAGTGCACGCTGCAGCCTGCTCGCGTCTACACCATCACCACCCGCCACGGTATGCTGATGAGTGGCGGCCGGGGCAGCAAGGAGAGCCTCGAACTGGACGTCTTAAAGGAGAGGTCAGGGAGTGGAGGAGTGGGAGCCAAAGGTGGTCACACTACCTTGATCCAGCCCTCCACTTCcccgtcgtcctcctcctcgtctccgACCCAACACTCCCAGACCGGGAGCAGCCGTCACCACGGAATTCACCACCACCACACGGGACCTTCGACCAGCAGAGGAGCCTGCGGGCCGAGCGGAAGCAGCAACCAGCAAGCCATGAATGTCTCCGGTTCTCACTCCCACCAGGCGGCGCACCACCAtagccaccaccaccatcacctggCTCAGCCTCCTCTGCAAACCTCCGTCAGTGCCCACAACATCCGCAGTTGGGGGGACGGCGGAAAAGGGGAGCCCGAATGCAGCGGGCTGGCCTGCGAGTCCTGCAGTGCCGTCCCTTCTCGGAGCCAAGGATCCCTGGACCTGGAAAGCGCATCCCGAGAGCCAGGCAAGCAGCACCGACGCCTAGAGAGGATGTGGAGTGTGGACCGGGTGACTGGGCTGGAGAGAG atgacgcTAACTGGTTCCCCAAGGAAAACATGTTCAGCTTTCAAACCGCCACAACCACTATGCAGGC GATATC GGCTTTCCGGGGATTTGGCCCGAGAAAAAGGCGAGAGAGGGAGCACGATTCAGCAGAAGTCAACCAGAG GAACTTCCGGAAGCATCTTCGTATGGTGGGCAGCAGAAGGATAAAAGCACAGA CGTTCGCTGAGCGTAGATCGAAGAGTTTCAGCCGTTCCTGGagtgaccccacccctgtcaaGACTGATTCTCCTCATGAACCCAGAGACA GCGGGGACCTGCAGACTTCCTGCGGCACCCTGGACGAAGGCGGCGTTGATGAAGCCGCCGACTGGGAGGAAGAGAGGGAGATAGAGAGGCTTGCCTGCGAGGGGGACGACTTTATACCTCCCAAAATCATG CTGATCTCCTCCAAGGTCCCCAAGGCGGAGTACGTACCCACCATCATCCGCAGGGatgatccatccatcatcccgaTCCTCTAC GATCACGAACATGCAacatttgatgacattttgg AGGAAATTGAGAAGAAGCTGACGGCGTACAGGAGGGGGAGCAAGTTCTGGAGGATGCTCATCTTTTGCCAG GGAGGCCCGGGTCACCTGTACCTCCTGAAGAATAAAGTAGCAACATTTGCTAAGGTGGAAAAAGAGGAGGACATGAGCCA ATTCTGGAGACGACTCAGCAGAATGATGAGTAAAGTCAACCCAGAGCCCAACCTTATCCATATCATGGGTTGCTACGTCTTAGGAAACCCTAATGGAGAGAAG CTGTTCCAGAAACTGAAGAATCTGATGAGGCCTTATTCTGTGGAGTTTGAGTCGCCACTGGAGCTTTCTGCGCAAG GCAAAGAGATGATCGAGATGTACTTTGACTTCCGCCTCTATCGCCTGTGGAAGACGCGTCAGCACTCCAAACTGTTGGACTATGAAGACCTTTTGTGA